From Polaribacter butkevichii, a single genomic window includes:
- a CDS encoding helix-turn-helix domain-containing protein: MPKNPELELALQFIDKTDRNIFVTGKAGTGKTTFLHQIKKESLKRMVIVAPTGVAAINAKGVTIHSFFQMPFGPILPDQIANTSNAQRKFNKTKIDIIKSLDLIIIDEISMVRADLLDGIDQVMRRYKNRNKVFGGAQVLMIGDLQQLAPVVRPNEWSLLQQHYNTVYFFSSKAYQEANVVSIELKHIYRQKNEDFITILNEIRTDTLSEKSAEILNRNYNPTFSPTKDDGYITLTTHNNRANLINSSELNKLNTKSYFFKAEISGKFNENSYPNAEKLELKIGAQVMFIKNDSSPEKRYYNGKIGIITDISLQNVTVQCPNEIDEIVTEKETWENINYSINEETKEIKEDISGSFSQIPLRLAWAITIHKSQGLTFEKAIIDAEASFAHGQTYVALSRCTSLEGLVLKTPITSNAIINDRTVSVFNESVEENHPDEHVLNESEKNFQLNLIAELFDYLPFLYPISRMIDIFYKNQTSIKGDVIDHLQTIKDDGVVALMKVSNGFKNQLAQFSEDNVLPENSSQVQERFTKAVAYFVTQTKGNILKPLNAIQFSTDNKAVKKDFSTQFDSLQEKLMEKLFALQKMNNGFKVQDYLKIRANAVLQKSAPIKKKTVASKRDPILALKLRELRDEISKDLGIPHFQIFTQETLYAMCDTLPRNESELLKIVGMGKTRVKKYGEQILEAIEYYCKKNGIDKQNHQKKEDKKPTKQITFELFKSGLSIKEIVKERSLTTGTIESHLASYIPSGDVDILELIDVKKYKKIIDAIENTKFKSLTELKEKVDKSFTFMELRMVLLSMEN, encoded by the coding sequence ATGCCAAAAAATCCTGAACTAGAACTTGCCCTACAATTTATTGATAAGACAGATAGAAATATCTTTGTTACCGGAAAAGCAGGTACAGGAAAAACTACTTTTTTACATCAAATTAAAAAAGAATCATTAAAAAGAATGGTTATTGTGGCACCAACAGGTGTTGCCGCAATTAATGCAAAAGGTGTTACAATTCATTCTTTTTTTCAAATGCCTTTTGGACCTATTTTACCCGACCAAATTGCAAATACTTCAAATGCACAACGTAAGTTTAATAAAACCAAAATAGATATTATAAAATCGTTAGATTTAATAATTATCGATGAAATTTCTATGGTTAGAGCCGATTTATTAGACGGTATAGACCAAGTAATGCGTCGTTATAAAAACCGAAATAAAGTTTTTGGTGGTGCTCAAGTTTTAATGATTGGAGATTTACAACAATTAGCGCCTGTTGTTAGACCAAACGAATGGAGTTTATTACAACAACATTATAATACAGTTTACTTTTTTAGCTCTAAAGCGTATCAAGAAGCCAATGTTGTCTCTATAGAACTGAAACATATTTATCGTCAGAAAAACGAAGATTTTATTACCATTTTAAATGAAATTAGAACAGACACTTTATCAGAAAAATCTGCCGAAATTTTAAATAGAAACTACAACCCTACCTTCTCTCCTACTAAAGATGATGGTTATATTACTTTAACAACACATAATAACAGAGCCAATTTAATTAATAGCTCTGAACTGAATAAACTGAATACCAAAAGCTACTTTTTTAAAGCTGAAATTTCTGGTAAGTTTAATGAGAACTCGTATCCGAATGCAGAAAAGTTAGAATTAAAAATTGGTGCTCAAGTAATGTTTATCAAAAATGATTCATCACCAGAAAAAAGATATTACAACGGAAAAATAGGAATTATAACCGATATTTCTCTACAAAATGTAACCGTACAATGTCCTAATGAAATTGATGAGATTGTTACAGAAAAGGAAACTTGGGAAAACATTAATTATTCTATTAACGAAGAAACAAAAGAAATAAAAGAAGATATTTCTGGTTCTTTTTCTCAGATTCCTTTGCGATTGGCTTGGGCAATTACCATTCATAAAAGTCAGGGTTTAACCTTCGAAAAAGCTATTATAGATGCAGAAGCCTCTTTTGCACACGGACAAACTTATGTTGCCCTAAGTAGATGTACTTCTTTAGAAGGTTTGGTTTTAAAAACGCCAATTACAAGCAATGCCATTATAAACGATAGAACCGTAAGTGTTTTTAATGAAAGTGTAGAAGAAAATCACCCAGATGAACATGTTTTAAACGAATCTGAGAAAAATTTTCAATTAAACTTAATTGCAGAATTGTTCGATTACCTTCCGTTTTTATACCCTATTTCTAGAATGATTGATATTTTCTATAAAAATCAAACCAGTATAAAAGGTGATGTTATAGATCATTTACAAACCATAAAAGACGATGGTGTTGTAGCTTTAATGAAAGTTTCTAACGGATTTAAAAACCAACTAGCACAATTTTCTGAAGACAACGTTTTACCAGAGAACAGCTCTCAAGTACAAGAACGTTTTACAAAAGCGGTAGCTTATTTTGTGACACAAACAAAAGGAAATATTTTAAAACCTTTAAATGCTATTCAGTTTTCTACCGATAATAAAGCCGTAAAAAAAGACTTTTCTACACAGTTTGATTCTTTACAAGAAAAATTAATGGAAAAACTTTTTGCGCTTCAAAAAATGAACAATGGTTTTAAAGTACAAGATTATTTAAAAATAAGAGCTAATGCTGTTTTACAAAAATCTGCTCCTATTAAAAAGAAAACGGTTGCCTCTAAACGCGACCCAATTTTAGCGTTGAAATTACGAGAGTTAAGAGACGAAATTTCTAAAGATTTAGGAATCCCTCATTTTCAAATTTTTACACAAGAAACGCTTTACGCAATGTGTGATACTTTACCAAGAAACGAAAGTGAATTGCTAAAAATTGTTGGAATGGGTAAAACTCGTGTTAAAAAATATGGAGAACAAATTTTAGAAGCCATCGAATATTATTGCAAAAAAAACGGAATTGACAAACAAAATCATCAAAAGAAAGAAGACAAAAAACCAACCAAACAGATTACTTTCGAGTTATTTAAGTCTGGTCTTTCTATAAAAGAAATCGTTAAAGAGAGAAGTTTAACCACCGGAACCATAGAAAGTCATTTGGCTAGTTATATTCCTTCTGGAGATGTTGATATTTTAGAGCTAATAGATGTTAAAAAGTATAAAAAAATTATAGACGCTATAGAAAACACTAAATTTAAAAGCTTAACAGAATTAAAAGAAAAAGTAGATAAATCATTTACTTTCATGGAGTTAAGAATGGTTTTACTTTCTATGGAAAATTAA
- the odhB gene encoding 2-oxoglutarate dehydrogenase complex dihydrolipoyllysine-residue succinyltransferase, with the protein MILEMKVPSPGESITEVEIATWLVEDGDYVEKDQPIAEVDSDKATLELPAEESGIITLKAEEGDAVAVGAVVCLIDTSAAKPEGDAPAKTEAPKEEKKVEVKEAPKAATYATGTTSPAAKKVLAEKGIAPSAVTGTGKAGRITKDDAVKAVPSMGTQPASGSRGTERKKMSMLRRKVAERLVAVKSETAMLTTFNEVNMQPIFDLRTEYKEAFKAKHGVGLGFMSFFTLAVVRALKLFPDVNSMIDGDYQIKNDFQDISIAVSGPKGLMVPVIRNAENLSFRGVESEVKRLAIRARDGQITIDEMTGGTFTITNGGVFGSMLSTPILNPPQSGILGMHNIVNRPMAVNGGIVIQPIMYVALSYDHRIVDGRESVGFLVAVKEALENPVELLMDNNPAKALEM; encoded by the coding sequence ATGATTTTAGAAATGAAAGTTCCTTCTCCGGGAGAATCGATTACAGAAGTAGAAATTGCAACGTGGTTAGTCGAAGATGGAGATTACGTTGAAAAAGATCAACCTATTGCAGAAGTAGATTCTGACAAAGCAACCTTAGAATTGCCTGCTGAAGAAAGTGGAATTATCACTTTAAAAGCCGAAGAGGGTGATGCCGTTGCTGTTGGTGCAGTTGTTTGTTTAATAGACACAAGTGCTGCAAAACCAGAAGGTGATGCACCTGCAAAAACAGAAGCGCCAAAAGAAGAAAAGAAAGTTGAAGTTAAAGAAGCGCCAAAAGCGGCTACTTACGCAACCGGAACAACTTCTCCTGCTGCTAAAAAAGTATTAGCAGAAAAAGGAATTGCTCCTTCTGCAGTAACAGGCACTGGAAAAGCTGGTAGAATTACCAAAGATGATGCTGTAAAAGCAGTACCTTCTATGGGAACGCAACCTGCTAGTGGTTCTAGAGGAACAGAACGCAAGAAAATGTCTATGTTACGTAGAAAAGTTGCAGAACGTTTGGTAGCTGTAAAAAGTGAAACAGCTATGTTAACTACTTTTAACGAAGTAAACATGCAACCAATTTTTGACTTACGTACAGAATATAAAGAAGCTTTTAAAGCAAAACACGGTGTAGGATTAGGCTTTATGTCTTTCTTTACGTTAGCGGTTGTTAGAGCTTTAAAATTATTTCCAGATGTAAACTCTATGATTGATGGAGATTACCAAATTAAAAACGATTTTCAGGATATTTCTATCGCAGTTTCTGGACCAAAAGGTTTAATGGTACCTGTTATTAGAAATGCAGAAAACTTATCTTTTAGAGGAGTAGAAAGCGAAGTAAAACGTTTGGCAATTAGAGCTAGAGACGGTCAGATTACTATTGATGAAATGACTGGTGGAACTTTTACAATCACTAACGGTGGTGTATTTGGTTCTATGTTGTCTACGCCTATCTTAAACCCTCCTCAGAGTGGTATTTTAGGGATGCACAACATTGTAAACAGACCAATGGCAGTAAATGGCGGAATTGTAATTCAGCCAATTATGTACGTTGCTTTGTCTTACGATCATAGAATTGTAGATGGTAGAGAATCTGTTGGTTTCTTAGTAGCTGTTAAAGAGGCTTTAGAAAATCCTGTAGAATTATTGATGGACAACAATCCAGCAAAAGCATTAGAAATGTAG
- a CDS encoding 2-oxoglutarate dehydrogenase E1 component, which translates to MDKFSFLNAAHTGFIADLYDKYLINPDAVEPSWRSFFQGYDLANENYSLKEETVSSEIPNEVRKEFFVLDLINGYRTRGHLFTKTNPVRDRRQYQPTLDIENFGLSENDLDTEFSAGEVLGLGKTTLKEIIKNLQRIYCDSIGVEYMYMRNPEKLKWWHDRFNKNDNHANYSIEAKKYILGKLNQAVTFESFLQTKYVGQKRFSLEGGETLIPGISVILRDAAEIYGVKECVLGMAHRGRLNTLVNIFKKPVRDLFSEFEGKDFEDEDIDGDVKYHLGLTLSKTYRDGNEIKMNLVPNPSHLETVAAVAEGITRAKIDRKYDGDSSKILPIIIHGDAAIAGQGIAYEVTQMAKLNGYKTGGTIHIVVNNQIGFTTNYLDARSSTYCTDVAKVTLSPVLHVNADDTEAVCHAMEMALEFRMKFKQDIFIDLLGYRKYGHNEGDEPRFTQPKLYKAISKHNNPKDIYAAQLLAEGSIDDSYVNEITTEFKQMLEKEFEEAKKVEKSIVREFMQSTWEGYEREDLDAMLLTNDTKYDEDKLKNIAKVVSTVPQNVKFVRKAERILAGRAKMVFETNNLDWGMAETLAYGSLMEEGYNVRISGQDVERGTFSHRHAILRDEITEERINLLNTNPHNKGQMTIYNSLLSEYGVLGFDYGYAMANPNTLTIWEAQFGDFSNGAQIMFDQYISAAEDKWKLQNGIVVLLPHGYEGQGSEHSSARIERYLQLCAIDNMTVANCTTPANFYHLLRRHMKRTYRKPLIVFTPKSLLRHPKAVNTIQDLATSEFQEVIDDTLAPKKVKKLVFCMGKFYYDLLEERENLKRDDIALVRIEQLFPLHLEKIQKVIDRYPNVEEYIWAQEEPRNMGAWSYMLERFELVKLTVRSRKYYAVPAAGSSTRFKKRHKAVIDSVFDNE; encoded by the coding sequence ATGGATAAATTTTCGTTTTTAAACGCAGCACACACAGGCTTTATAGCTGATTTATATGATAAATATTTAATAAACCCAGATGCCGTAGAGCCAAGTTGGAGAAGCTTCTTTCAAGGTTATGATTTAGCAAATGAAAATTATTCTTTAAAAGAAGAAACAGTTTCTTCTGAAATACCGAATGAAGTACGTAAAGAATTTTTTGTTTTAGATTTAATCAATGGATACAGAACACGTGGTCATTTATTTACCAAAACAAATCCTGTAAGGGATAGAAGACAGTATCAACCTACATTAGATATCGAAAACTTTGGCTTGTCCGAAAACGATTTAGATACCGAATTTTCTGCAGGAGAAGTATTAGGTTTAGGTAAAACTACACTTAAAGAAATTATAAAAAACTTACAGCGCATTTATTGTGATTCTATTGGTGTAGAATACATGTACATGCGTAATCCAGAGAAATTAAAGTGGTGGCATGATCGTTTTAATAAAAATGACAACCACGCTAATTACTCTATAGAAGCTAAAAAATATATTTTAGGAAAACTAAATCAAGCTGTTACTTTTGAAAGTTTTTTACAAACTAAATATGTAGGTCAAAAACGTTTTTCTTTAGAAGGAGGAGAAACTTTAATTCCGGGTATAAGCGTTATTTTAAGAGATGCCGCAGAAATATACGGAGTTAAAGAATGTGTTTTAGGGATGGCACATAGAGGTCGTTTAAACACCTTAGTAAACATCTTTAAAAAACCTGTTAGAGATTTATTTAGTGAATTTGAAGGGAAAGATTTTGAAGATGAAGATATTGATGGTGATGTAAAATACCATTTAGGTTTAACACTAAGTAAAACCTATAGAGATGGTAACGAAATTAAAATGAATTTAGTTCCAAACCCATCTCACTTAGAAACAGTTGCCGCAGTTGCAGAAGGAATTACCAGAGCAAAAATTGATAGAAAATACGATGGAGACTCTAGTAAAATATTACCAATTATAATTCATGGTGATGCTGCTATTGCTGGCCAAGGTATTGCTTATGAGGTTACTCAAATGGCAAAACTAAATGGTTATAAAACGGGTGGTACCATTCATATTGTGGTAAATAACCAAATTGGTTTTACAACTAACTATTTAGATGCGCGTTCTAGTACATACTGTACAGATGTTGCAAAAGTAACTTTATCACCTGTTTTACACGTTAATGCAGATGACACAGAAGCTGTTTGTCATGCAATGGAAATGGCTTTAGAGTTTAGAATGAAGTTTAAACAAGATATTTTTATCGATTTATTAGGCTATAGAAAATATGGTCATAATGAAGGTGATGAACCTCGTTTTACGCAACCTAAATTATACAAAGCAATTTCTAAACATAACAACCCTAAAGATATTTATGCTGCACAATTACTTGCAGAAGGCTCTATAGATGATTCTTATGTAAACGAAATTACTACAGAATTCAAACAAATGCTTGAAAAAGAGTTTGAAGAAGCTAAGAAAGTAGAAAAATCTATTGTTAGAGAGTTTATGCAATCTACTTGGGAAGGATATGAGCGTGAAGATTTAGATGCCATGTTGCTTACCAACGACACAAAATACGATGAGGATAAATTAAAAAATATTGCAAAAGTAGTTTCTACAGTTCCTCAGAATGTAAAATTTGTTAGAAAAGCAGAACGTATCTTAGCAGGAAGAGCTAAAATGGTTTTTGAAACCAATAATTTAGATTGGGGAATGGCAGAAACACTTGCCTACGGAAGTTTGATGGAAGAAGGATATAATGTTCGTATTTCTGGACAAGATGTAGAAAGAGGAACTTTTTCTCACAGACATGCTATTTTACGTGATGAAATTACAGAAGAACGTATTAACTTACTAAATACAAACCCTCATAACAAAGGACAAATGACGATTTATAACTCGTTATTGTCTGAATATGGTGTATTAGGTTTTGATTATGGTTACGCCATGGCAAACCCAAACACGTTAACTATTTGGGAAGCGCAGTTTGGAGATTTTTCTAACGGAGCTCAAATAATGTTCGACCAATATATTTCTGCTGCAGAAGATAAATGGAAATTACAAAACGGAATTGTTGTCTTATTACCTCACGGTTATGAAGGACAAGGATCTGAACATTCATCTGCAAGAATAGAACGTTATTTACAATTATGTGCCATAGATAATATGACCGTTGCTAACTGTACTACGCCAGCAAATTTCTATCATTTATTGCGTAGACACATGAAACGTACGTATAGAAAACCATTAATAGTATTTACGCCTAAAAGTTTATTACGTCACCCAAAAGCAGTAAATACAATTCAAGATTTAGCTACTAGCGAATTTCAAGAAGTTATAGATGACACACTAGCACCTAAAAAAGTAAAGAAACTTGTTTTCTGTATGGGTAAATTCTATTACGATTTATTGGAAGAAAGAGAAAATTTAAAGAGAGATGATATTGCTTTAGTAAGAATTGAGCAATTATTTCCACTACATTTAGAGAAGATTCAGAAAGTAATAGATAGATACCCTAATGTAGAAGAATATATATGGGCACAAGAAGAGCCAAGAAATATGGGAGCTTGGAGTTATATGTTAGAGCGTTTTGAGTTAGTTAAACTAACAGTTCGTTCTCGTAAATACTACGCAGTACCTGCAGCTGGTTCTAGTACAAGATTTAAAAAACGTCATAAAGCTGTTATAGACAGTGTTTTTGACAACGAGTAA
- the trxB gene encoding thioredoxin-disulfide reductase, translated as MSDTIEKIKCLIIGSGPAGYTAAIYAARADMKPVMYTGMQMGGQLTTTTEVDNFPGYPEGTDGTAMMGDLQKQAERFGTDVRFGLVTSVDLSDKVGGIHKVIVDESKHIEAETIIICTGATAKYLGLESEQRLIGGGVSACATCDGFFYKGQDVVVVGAGDTAAEEATYLSNICSKVTILVRKDFMRASKAMQHRVNKTKNIEVLYNTEIDEVLGSNVVEGVRAINNQTKETTDIAVTGVFIAIGHKPNSDLFKGVLDMDETGYLITKGKSTKTNLPGVFAAGDIQDKEYRQAVTAAGTGCMAALDAERYLGALE; from the coding sequence ATGTCAGACACAATAGAAAAAATTAAATGTTTAATTATAGGTTCTGGTCCTGCAGGATACACTGCGGCTATTTATGCAGCAAGAGCAGATATGAAACCTGTAATGTATACAGGGATGCAAATGGGAGGTCAGTTAACAACTACAACAGAAGTTGATAATTTTCCAGGATATCCAGAGGGTACCGATGGTACTGCAATGATGGGAGATTTACAAAAACAAGCAGAACGTTTTGGTACAGATGTTCGTTTTGGGTTAGTAACTAGTGTAGATTTAAGTGATAAAGTTGGCGGAATTCATAAAGTTATTGTGGATGAGTCTAAACATATCGAAGCAGAAACTATTATTATTTGTACAGGAGCAACCGCAAAGTACTTAGGATTAGAAAGTGAACAACGTTTAATTGGTGGTGGAGTTTCTGCATGTGCAACTTGTGATGGATTTTTCTATAAAGGACAAGATGTTGTAGTTGTTGGGGCAGGAGATACAGCAGCAGAAGAAGCTACTTATTTATCAAACATTTGTAGTAAAGTAACAATTTTAGTGCGTAAAGACTTTATGAGAGCTTCTAAAGCGATGCAGCATAGGGTAAATAAAACAAAAAATATTGAAGTACTTTACAATACAGAAATAGATGAGGTTTTAGGATCTAATGTTGTAGAAGGTGTAAGGGCTATCAATAATCAAACAAAAGAAACTACAGATATTGCTGTAACAGGTGTTTTTATTGCTATTGGTCATAAACCAAATTCAGATTTATTTAAAGGAGTTTTAGATATGGATGAAACAGGGTATTTAATTACCAAAGGAAAATCTACAAAAACAAACTTACCAGGAGTTTTTGCTGCTGGCGATATTCAAGATAAAGAATACAGACAAGCTGTTACAGCGGCAGGTACAGGTTGTATGGCTGCTTTAGATGCAGAACGTTATTTAGGAGCTTTAGAATAA
- a CDS encoding KTSC domain-containing protein produces MKRIKEYKKLFKVEGPIDLKDLKKAYRGLVKEWHPDKFTDEAKKEEADVMSTQIIDGYHFLVSIAPETKEANLEAYKKTITEFQVADWHHKSMLLEVTFTDGNKYEYFGVSKILFGKFVNAKSMNNFGKRNIFNSFTYRKSMKASATV; encoded by the coding sequence ATGAAACGTATTAAAGAATATAAAAAACTTTTTAAAGTAGAAGGCCCTATCGATTTAAAAGATTTAAAAAAGGCTTATAGAGGTTTAGTAAAGGAATGGCATCCAGATAAGTTTACTGATGAGGCTAAAAAAGAAGAAGCAGATGTTATGAGTACGCAAATTATTGATGGGTACCATTTCTTGGTTAGTATAGCACCAGAGACTAAAGAAGCTAATTTAGAGGCTTATAAAAAAACAATAACAGAATTTCAGGTTGCAGATTGGCACCATAAAAGTATGTTATTAGAAGTTACTTTTACAGACGGAAACAAATACGAATACTTTGGTGTTAGTAAAATACTTTTCGGAAAATTTGTAAACGCAAAATCTATGAATAATTTTGGTAAAAGAAATATTTTTAATTCTTTTACTTATAGAAAATCTATGAAAGCTTCTGCTACAGTTTAA
- a CDS encoding sigma-70 family RNA polymerase sigma factor, whose amino-acid sequence MKTSISYYQNKNEFRLFVTKSFSSLVKLKEEDNQVSFNELVLEILPEIRKYVNQRFISAIKKGHFSKMKYKSDDIIDQLFITIYDNIEEVKSENDFYLWLFKKTNELLEDVIVEEEFNELFFKNIDDYSKPEWNEMQEKFSTDGGGDLLMIEELDDLSYNHNDYSLDHVFVEDNEKVLADKLDKKIGEDKINEHIDLVLHKMPSGMRIAFYLFTNQKLRVDEIAEIQKKTIPEIEKLLSDAKKVIQRSLFNRYSVDK is encoded by the coding sequence ATGAAAACGAGCATTTCTTATTACCAAAACAAAAATGAATTTCGCCTATTTGTAACCAAATCATTTTCTAGTTTAGTAAAACTTAAAGAAGAAGATAATCAGGTTTCTTTTAATGAATTGGTGTTAGAAATTTTACCAGAAATTCGAAAATATGTAAACCAAAGATTTATTTCAGCAATTAAAAAAGGTCATTTTTCTAAAATGAAATACAAATCTGATGACATTATAGATCAACTTTTTATTACTATTTATGATAATATAGAAGAGGTTAAAAGTGAAAATGATTTCTATTTATGGTTGTTTAAAAAAACGAATGAACTATTAGAAGATGTAATTGTTGAAGAAGAATTTAACGAATTGTTTTTTAAAAACATTGATGATTATTCTAAGCCAGAATGGAATGAAATGCAAGAGAAGTTTAGCACAGATGGAGGAGGAGATTTATTAATGATTGAAGAATTAGATGATTTGTCATACAACCATAACGATTATAGTTTAGACCATGTTTTTGTAGAAGATAATGAAAAAGTGTTGGCCGATAAGTTAGATAAAAAAATAGGAGAAGATAAAATTAATGAACATATTGATTTGGTTTTACATAAAATGCCTTCTGGAATGCGTATTGCGTTTTATTTATTTACAAACCAGAAGTTAAGAGTGGATGAAATTGCAGAAATACAAAAGAAAACAATACCTGAAATTGAAAAACTTTTAAGCGATGCTAAAAAAGTAATTCAAAGAAGTTTATTTAATAGATATTCGGTAGATAAATAG
- a CDS encoding 5'-nucleotidase, lipoprotein e(P4) family produces the protein MKNKIIISLFTVFIFLGCKTQITTIKQKNIRKTTLQEHAIQAVLWQQNASEYKALTYQAYNLAQLQLDKIIAENNAQKPMAIVTDIDETVLDNSPYSGKQIELDENYTSLRWAEWVKKENAKSIPGAVAFFNYAQSKNIQVFYISNRDAKQTKETIKNLKLRGFPFADETHVLLKTNSSEKGTRRNIVEKTHEIVLLLGDNLSDFSSIFENSSTIKRNNNADNLKASFGTKFIVLPNPMYGDWETKGIFEGKYNWSNAQKDSIRRKKITSY, from the coding sequence ATGAAAAATAAAATTATTATTTCTCTTTTTACTGTTTTTATCTTTTTAGGATGTAAAACTCAAATTACAACTATAAAACAAAAAAACATACGTAAAACAACTCTTCAAGAGCATGCTATTCAAGCCGTATTATGGCAACAAAATGCATCTGAATATAAAGCACTCACTTATCAAGCATACAATTTAGCACAATTGCAATTAGATAAAATTATTGCTGAAAATAATGCACAAAAACCAATGGCTATTGTTACCGATATAGATGAAACGGTGCTAGATAATAGTCCGTATAGTGGTAAACAAATTGAACTAGACGAAAATTACACCTCTTTACGTTGGGCAGAATGGGTAAAAAAAGAAAATGCAAAGTCCATACCCGGAGCTGTAGCTTTTTTTAATTATGCGCAAAGCAAAAATATTCAAGTTTTTTATATTTCTAATAGGGATGCAAAACAAACAAAAGAAACTATTAAAAATTTAAAATTAAGAGGATTTCCTTTTGCTGATGAGACGCATGTACTTTTAAAAACAAATAGTAGCGAAAAAGGAACCAGAAGAAATATTGTTGAAAAAACACATGAAATCGTATTACTTTTAGGAGACAACTTATCAGACTTTTCTTCAATATTCGAAAACAGTTCTACTATAAAAAGAAATAACAATGCAGATAACTTAAAAGCTTCTTTTGGCACCAAATTTATTGTGTTACCAAACCCAATGTACGGAGACTGGGAAACAAAAGGTATTTTTGAAGGTAAATACAATTGGTCTAATGCCCAAAAAGATTCTATCCGCAGAAAAAAAATCACTTCTTATTAA